A DNA window from Anaerocolumna sp. AGMB13020 contains the following coding sequences:
- a CDS encoding PEGA domain-containing protein: protein MEEKRTLKRKQRNNTFLYLLIGGFLLILIISLSSLLPKSPVESKNNGKDGNTVQQTEDKKVVIPAIITSKDVNSGKYTLRGIGDGQDINLIFTESSLSLDKYGKNVTAEKLKVGEMVEATYHKETTEIVSLQIWDKAWRYQGISNWGLDGEEGSIRIADKYYQYADYLLITRGGEELTLEELDTTDELLAVGYEKKIYSIIVTKGHGTLKFTDYEDFIGGTAYIGKRAVLAVEEDMIVTVREGDYEVTLEKGRLTGTKTVQVLPEEEVEVNMGEFKLPPVQTAMVTLHVSPEGADLYVDGKEVSYTEAIELEYGKHSIKATLGGYKEYSGIIDVQEEEKELYIKLAAADNKNEESTAGEEEDGSSSGGDSSGTDSGNNGTDTDTDNTNNNNNTNNSGNTGGTTKKYVYIQAPEGASVYVNGEFKGIAPVSYPKTTGLQYITLIQSGYNTKTYTVEVKDDDEDVKLNFPAMEASN, encoded by the coding sequence TTGGAAGAGAAAAGGACATTGAAGCGAAAACAAAGAAATAATACCTTTTTATACCTGTTAATAGGAGGGTTTCTTCTCATATTAATCATAAGCCTGTCCTCTTTGCTGCCCAAAAGCCCTGTGGAAAGCAAAAACAATGGGAAGGATGGAAATACAGTACAGCAGACGGAGGATAAAAAGGTCGTAATTCCCGCCATTATAACCAGTAAAGATGTTAACAGTGGGAAATATACCTTAAGAGGCATTGGCGATGGACAAGACATCAACCTGATATTTACAGAGAGTTCCCTGAGTCTTGATAAATATGGTAAAAATGTTACGGCAGAGAAGTTGAAAGTCGGAGAAATGGTTGAGGCAACCTATCATAAGGAGACTACCGAAATCGTGAGCCTTCAGATCTGGGATAAGGCATGGAGATATCAGGGGATTTCCAACTGGGGATTAGATGGGGAAGAGGGAAGCATACGTATTGCAGACAAATACTATCAATATGCAGATTATCTGCTGATTACCAGAGGCGGAGAGGAACTGACCTTAGAGGAGCTTGACACTACCGATGAATTGCTGGCAGTGGGATATGAAAAAAAGATTTATTCTATTATCGTGACAAAAGGTCATGGAACCCTTAAATTTACTGATTATGAAGACTTTATTGGCGGTACGGCTTATATTGGAAAACGGGCGGTTCTGGCGGTAGAAGAAGACATGATTGTAACGGTAAGAGAAGGGGACTATGAGGTTACACTGGAAAAAGGAAGATTGACCGGTACCAAAACCGTACAGGTTCTGCCTGAGGAGGAGGTTGAGGTCAATATGGGAGAATTCAAGCTGCCACCTGTTCAGACAGCTATGGTGACTCTTCATGTATCTCCGGAAGGCGCAGATCTTTATGTAGACGGTAAAGAAGTCTCCTATACAGAAGCCATTGAATTAGAATATGGAAAACACAGCATAAAGGCAACCTTAGGAGGATATAAAGAATATAGCGGTATCATAGATGTACAGGAGGAAGAAAAGGAACTCTATATCAAGCTTGCGGCTGCCGACAATAAGAATGAAGAGAGTACAGCAGGCGAAGAGGAAGACGGTTCCAGCTCAGGCGGAGACAGCAGTGGTACAGATTCAGGGAATAACGGAACCGATACGGATACTGACAATACAAATAACAACAATAACACCAATAATTCCGGAAATACAGGCGGAACCACCAAGAAGTATGTATATATCCAAGCACCGGAAGGGGCGTCAGTATATGTAAATGGGGAGTTCAAAGGAATAGCTCCTGTAAGTTATCCGAAAACTACAGGACTGCAGTATATCACCCTTATTCAGTCGGGTTATAATACGAAGACCTATACGGTGGAAGTAAAAGATGATGACGAAGATGTTAAACTTAATTTTCCTGCAATGGAAGCATCCAATTAG
- a CDS encoding CCA tRNA nucleotidyltransferase yields the protein MKIQLPKDVDYIIKELQKNGYEAYAVGGCVRDVILAREPEDWDITTSASPIQVKGIFKRTIDTGIIHGTVTVMLDKNGYEVTTYRIDGEYEDNRHPREVTYTPYLSEDLMRRDFTINAMAYNENSGLVDIFDGLKDLEEKRIRCVGSAEMRFDEDALRILRAVRFSAQLGFEIERGTLNAAKIKAENLKNISAERIRTELNKLLASPNPDRLLIAWELGITAIILPEFNTLMTKPHKKQKESYGVFSLQSIRYLREQVLPFVKGKEKEASILSWALLLQGLKPEEGREVLRRLKFDNETIDYVYRLLTWCDYEFLLTPWEMRKAVNAIGKDLMDMLFSVKEACILTEKGSISGGKGEDLEKARELYHEILRKKECVELKELMINGKDLIELGFKPGKAMGQVLGELLVSVLKEPELNTKEKLSLMAQEIHLREA from the coding sequence ATGAAGATACAGCTGCCAAAAGATGTGGATTATATTATAAAGGAATTGCAGAAGAATGGTTATGAAGCCTATGCAGTAGGTGGATGTGTGAGGGATGTTATACTTGCCAGGGAGCCGGAGGACTGGGATATAACCACCTCTGCAAGCCCCATACAGGTCAAGGGGATTTTTAAGCGGACAATTGATACGGGTATCATACATGGAACGGTTACCGTTATGCTTGATAAGAACGGTTATGAGGTTACAACTTACCGTATCGACGGAGAATATGAAGATAACAGACATCCCAGGGAGGTTACTTATACACCTTATCTCTCAGAAGATCTTATGAGAAGGGATTTTACCATAAACGCCATGGCCTATAACGAAAACAGCGGCCTTGTCGATATATTTGATGGATTAAAAGACTTAGAGGAAAAGCGGATTCGCTGTGTAGGCAGTGCCGAGATGCGCTTTGATGAGGATGCCTTAAGAATACTCAGGGCAGTTCGCTTCTCTGCACAGCTAGGTTTTGAAATAGAGAGAGGAACTCTTAACGCTGCTAAGATAAAGGCAGAAAACCTTAAAAATATCAGTGCTGAACGCATAAGGACTGAGCTGAATAAATTACTGGCATCACCTAATCCGGACAGGCTCTTGATTGCCTGGGAACTGGGAATTACAGCAATAATTCTGCCGGAATTCAATACTCTTATGACAAAACCCCATAAGAAGCAGAAGGAATCTTATGGAGTCTTTTCCTTGCAAAGCATAAGGTACCTTAGAGAACAGGTACTGCCATTTGTCAAAGGAAAAGAGAAAGAGGCAAGTATTCTTTCCTGGGCCTTGCTGTTACAGGGACTTAAGCCGGAAGAGGGCAGGGAAGTACTTAGAAGACTTAAATTTGACAATGAAACCATTGACTATGTATACCGACTGTTAACCTGGTGTGATTATGAGTTCCTGCTTACACCCTGGGAAATGCGAAAGGCAGTAAATGCTATTGGCAAAGACTTAATGGACATGCTGTTCTCTGTTAAGGAAGCTTGTATTCTTACGGAAAAGGGTAGTATTTCCGGTGGGAAAGGGGAAGACTTAGAGAAAGCCAGAGAATTATATCATGAAATCCTTCGTAAAAAAGAATGTGTTGAACTAAAGGAATTGATGATTAATGGGAAGGATCTTATAGAACTTGGATTTAAACCAGGTAAAGCCATGGGACAGGTGCTCGGGGAATTATTGGTATCTGTTCTGAAGGAACCGGAGCTAAATACAAAAGAAAAATTAAGCCTGATGGCTCAAGAAATACATTTAAGAGAAGCGTAG
- a CDS encoding ISL3 family transposase: MYPNYSKAFLDLKDVFVKKVIQADSFLKVFIETKPSEQTCPCCGCKTKRVHDYRIQEINDTPFQGKTVILVLRKRRYLCTSCGKRFLEHYSFLPTYHRRTRRLAFYVISLLRQTFSLKQVSILTGVSVPTICRLLDTIHYAPPDKLPEAVSIDEFKGNASTGKYQCILVDPKKHRILDILPDRTQSHLADYWRNITRKERLKVKFFVCDMWLPYVELARTFFPNAKIIVDKYHFIRQVTWAIENVRKRLQKSMPTSLRKYYKRSRKLILTRYRKLKDENKQACDLMLQYSDDLRLAHMMKEWFYDISQLESYRKQQQEFDDWISNARGCGIKEFEKCAKTFQSWRKEILNAFKYGITNGVTEGFNNKIKVLKRSSYGIRNFNRFRTRILHCTS, translated from the coding sequence ATGTACCCTAATTATAGCAAGGCATTCTTAGACTTGAAAGATGTTTTTGTAAAAAAAGTGATTCAGGCAGATTCTTTTTTAAAGGTTTTCATTGAAACTAAACCTTCTGAGCAGACCTGTCCTTGTTGTGGCTGTAAAACAAAAAGAGTTCATGACTATCGAATCCAGGAAATTAATGACACTCCTTTCCAAGGTAAAACCGTCATTCTGGTTCTAAGAAAACGACGTTATTTATGTACCTCCTGCGGAAAACGATTTTTGGAACACTATTCTTTTCTTCCTACCTATCACCGCAGAACAAGGAGACTGGCTTTTTATGTTATATCTCTCCTTCGGCAGACTTTTTCTCTCAAGCAGGTTTCAATCCTTACCGGGGTTTCCGTCCCTACAATCTGCAGACTTTTGGATACCATCCATTATGCACCCCCAGATAAACTTCCTGAGGCTGTTTCTATTGATGAATTTAAAGGCAATGCCTCTACTGGGAAATATCAGTGTATCCTCGTTGATCCTAAAAAACACCGGATTCTGGATATTCTTCCAGACCGCACTCAGAGCCATCTGGCTGATTACTGGAGAAACATTACAAGAAAGGAAAGGCTGAAAGTAAAGTTCTTTGTCTGTGACATGTGGCTTCCCTATGTGGAGCTGGCCAGGACCTTCTTTCCAAATGCAAAGATTATAGTGGACAAGTATCATTTCATTCGTCAGGTCACATGGGCTATCGAAAATGTTCGTAAACGGCTCCAAAAATCCATGCCGACTTCTCTTCGAAAATACTATAAACGAAGCCGGAAGCTGATTTTGACCCGCTATAGAAAGCTGAAAGACGAGAACAAACAAGCCTGTGATCTGATGCTCCAGTATAGTGATGACCTACGGTTGGCGCACATGATGAAAGAATGGTTTTATGACATCAGCCAGCTGGAGTCCTATCGTAAGCAACAGCAGGAATTCGATGATTGGATATCTAATGCAAGAGGATGCGGTATTAAAGAATTCGAGAAATGTGCAAAAACGTTCCAGTCTTGGAGAAAAGAAATCTTAAATGCCTTCAAATATGGCATTACAAACGGTGTCACAGAAGGATTTAACAATAAGATTAAAGTATTAAAACGAAGTTCTTATGGAATCCGAAACTTTAACCGGTTCCGTACTCGGATACTTCATTGTACATCATAG
- a CDS encoding protease complex subunit PrcB family protein — MKASKHLTAVRRCLGSRRYLSGLFIFIIAGVSLLFSGCSTQDTGGKKIKDLEFTVVEDADVPEPLMKMINEKKKEPFRLSYSDVENLYIVVGYGEQPTGGYSITVNEVYLTEDAIVVDTNLVGPGENEQVTNALTYPYVVIKTEFVDKTPKYK; from the coding sequence GTGAAAGCAAGCAAACATCTCACTGCTGTCAGAAGATGTCTTGGCAGCAGAAGGTACCTATCCGGTCTGTTCATATTTATCATAGCGGGAGTTTCCCTGCTGTTTTCAGGCTGCAGTACACAGGATACAGGTGGTAAGAAGATTAAAGATCTTGAATTTACAGTGGTAGAGGATGCCGATGTACCGGAACCTTTAATGAAGATGATTAACGAAAAGAAAAAGGAGCCTTTCAGGTTATCCTATTCGGATGTGGAAAATCTGTACATAGTAGTGGGGTATGGTGAACAGCCTACCGGCGGCTACAGTATTACTGTAAACGAAGTGTATTTAACAGAGGATGCAATCGTTGTAGACACCAATCTGGTAGGACCGGGTGAAAATGAGCAGGTTACCAATGCACTTACATATCCATATGTAGTAATAAAGACAGAATTTGTTGATAAGACACCAAAATATAAATAA
- a CDS encoding Veg family protein produces the protein MMMKQADVSKVRREVISHIGSRVRIKANRGRNKIDITEGIITETYPSIFLVKIEDGSAETFKTLSFSYADVLTKDVQMMLC, from the coding sequence ATGATGATGAAACAAGCAGATGTAAGCAAAGTTCGCAGAGAAGTTATCAGTCACATAGGAAGCAGAGTCAGGATAAAAGCTAACAGGGGAAGAAATAAGATTGACATAACAGAAGGCATAATAACTGAAACTTATCCAAGCATTTTTCTGGTGAAGATTGAAGATGGATCAGCTGAAACTTTTAAAACATTATCTTTTAGCTATGCAGATGTATTAACGAAAGATGTACAGATGATGTTGTGCTAA
- the nudC gene encoding NAD(+) diphosphatase, giving the protein MSNRDEQKFIPAFTPTDTSLDKAWILVLAGKRMLVKKTGEKVSIPEKIDLDKLITEYEEAEYLGKYDSHECYFLGLTEMPEDNGDLISIDLMELTERSGDPELFILAGTANHILHWNRINQYCGRCGNKMVKKEGERARTCPICKNIVYPRISPAVITAIFKGDQILLAHNRNFREGRYSLIAGYVEPGETLEQTVEREIQEEVGIKVKDVRYLKSQPWPFPDALMTAFTAEYESGDITVDNEEITDAGWYNADNLPDIPSMDSVAGKLIRWYRDQHK; this is encoded by the coding sequence ATGAGCAATAGAGACGAACAGAAATTTATACCTGCTTTTACCCCCACGGATACTTCTCTGGATAAGGCATGGATATTGGTGTTGGCGGGGAAAAGAATGCTGGTTAAGAAGACAGGGGAAAAAGTATCTATACCTGAAAAGATAGATTTAGATAAGCTTATCACCGAATATGAAGAAGCTGAATATCTTGGAAAATACGATAGTCATGAATGTTATTTTCTTGGTCTTACGGAAATGCCGGAGGATAATGGCGATCTGATATCCATTGATCTGATGGAATTAACAGAACGCTCGGGTGATCCTGAATTATTTATCCTGGCAGGAACCGCTAATCATATTTTACACTGGAACAGGATAAATCAATATTGTGGACGTTGTGGTAATAAGATGGTTAAGAAGGAAGGGGAGCGAGCCAGAACCTGCCCAATTTGCAAAAATATTGTTTACCCGAGAATATCACCCGCAGTTATTACTGCAATCTTTAAAGGGGATCAGATATTGCTGGCACATAACCGCAATTTTAGAGAAGGCAGATACAGTCTGATTGCAGGTTATGTTGAACCTGGCGAAACTCTTGAACAGACCGTAGAGCGGGAGATACAGGAAGAAGTGGGCATTAAGGTCAAAGATGTAAGGTATTTAAAAAGCCAGCCCTGGCCTTTTCCGGATGCTCTTATGACTGCTTTTACTGCGGAATATGAAAGCGGGGATATTACGGTGGATAATGAAGAAATTACCGATGCAGGCTGGTATAACGCTGATAATTTACCGGATATACCCTCTATGGATAGTGTAGCAGGTAAACTGATACGCTGGTATAGAGATCAACATAAGTAG
- a CDS encoding peptidase domain-containing ABC transporter, translated as MVDKYYCVKQHDITDCGAACLATISRQYGFKTSISKIREVAGTDRHGTNAYGMIKAAEQLGFTAKGVKGDRKSFFSEYPLPCIAHVVVDGALLHYVVIHKITAKQIIIADPGKGIIKLSPDEFLGEIPLEGNGTGSSSACRWTGILILLVPGAAFEKGDETKGLSERFFSLLLPQKQLLLQVFTASLFITAIGILVSFYFKLLIDEVLPLGLLKTLHRLSLGVILLNFFKVILSALRSHMMMYLSQKLDIALLLGYYRHVLKLPMNFFDNRKVGEIISRFNDASKVREAISGAALTIMIDTLMAITGGIILFLQNAQMFGVTAVVVVLYFFIVWSFNKWYKKLNQTQMEDSAQLTSYMVESLNGIQTVKAYNAESKLDLETERRFTKLLKSVFKLSWVSNLQGSLVSFTELTGGIVILWVGAYNVIKGNISPGQLITYNFLLAYFLEPVKNLINLQPQMQMAVVAAQRLGEVLDLEFEKGDMENNKRNLRDLKGDIQFKDITFRYGTRKPVLEGVNIHIKQGEKIALVGGSGSGKTTLSKLLLNLYSPESGEILINGNNIKDIQLEALRNRIAYIPQETFLFSGSIMDNLMLGLGGITPEEVMEAAKKAQAHDFISELPFQYNTRLEENGSNLSGGQRQRLAIARAILRKPDILILDEATSNLDSITEWAIENTIEEYSKGMTTIIIAHRLSTIRRCDRIYVMEKGKIIEYGNHQTLIDREGQYAVLWRQQAG; from the coding sequence ATGGTTGACAAATACTACTGTGTCAAACAACATGACATAACCGATTGCGGAGCAGCTTGTCTTGCAACTATCTCAAGACAATATGGATTTAAGACCTCCATATCAAAGATAAGAGAAGTTGCAGGAACAGACAGGCATGGAACCAATGCTTACGGCATGATAAAGGCAGCCGAACAACTAGGCTTTACGGCAAAAGGTGTAAAAGGAGACAGAAAATCATTTTTTTCTGAATATCCGCTACCTTGTATTGCACACGTGGTTGTTGATGGAGCTTTGCTCCACTATGTAGTAATACATAAAATCACTGCCAAACAAATAATTATAGCAGATCCAGGGAAAGGAATCATAAAGCTATCTCCCGACGAATTCCTCGGAGAAATACCGTTAGAGGGGAATGGGACAGGAAGTTCCTCCGCCTGCAGGTGGACAGGAATTCTTATCCTATTGGTACCGGGGGCCGCCTTTGAAAAAGGCGATGAGACGAAGGGGTTGTCTGAACGGTTCTTTTCTCTGCTTCTACCACAGAAACAATTACTGTTGCAGGTATTTACAGCCTCCCTGTTTATAACTGCAATTGGTATACTTGTTTCTTTTTATTTTAAGTTACTGATTGATGAAGTGCTTCCGCTGGGGTTGTTAAAAACACTTCATAGGCTGTCCTTAGGTGTAATCCTCCTGAACTTTTTTAAAGTAATTTTATCCGCTCTGCGATCCCATATGATGATGTATCTGAGTCAGAAACTGGACATAGCATTGCTGCTTGGTTATTACAGGCATGTGCTCAAATTGCCGATGAATTTTTTTGATAACAGAAAAGTTGGAGAGATTATCTCACGTTTTAACGACGCCTCAAAAGTCAGGGAAGCCATATCAGGGGCAGCACTGACCATAATGATAGACACGCTGATGGCAATAACCGGCGGTATTATTTTATTCCTGCAAAATGCCCAAATGTTTGGTGTAACTGCAGTTGTTGTAGTCTTATACTTCTTTATAGTATGGAGTTTTAATAAATGGTATAAGAAATTAAACCAGACCCAGATGGAAGACAGTGCACAGCTGACCTCCTACATGGTCGAATCCTTAAACGGTATACAGACAGTAAAAGCTTACAATGCTGAGAGTAAACTTGATCTTGAGACAGAGAGAAGATTTACAAAACTCCTTAAAAGTGTATTTAAACTCAGCTGGGTGAGTAATCTCCAAGGCTCCCTGGTAAGCTTTACCGAATTAACAGGCGGCATTGTCATTCTGTGGGTTGGGGCTTATAATGTAATAAAAGGAAATATCTCCCCCGGACAGTTAATTACTTATAACTTTCTGCTGGCATATTTCCTTGAACCGGTGAAGAACCTGATTAACCTTCAGCCGCAAATGCAGATGGCGGTCGTTGCAGCACAACGATTAGGTGAGGTACTTGACTTGGAATTTGAAAAAGGTGATATGGAAAATAACAAAAGGAATCTCCGGGACCTTAAGGGAGATATACAATTTAAGGATATTACCTTTCGATACGGAACCAGAAAACCGGTTCTGGAAGGAGTTAACATACATATAAAACAGGGTGAGAAGATAGCGCTGGTTGGCGGAAGCGGATCCGGTAAAACAACCCTTTCAAAATTACTATTAAATCTTTATAGCCCTGAGTCTGGAGAAATATTGATTAACGGTAATAATATAAAAGATATTCAGCTGGAAGCTCTACGTAATCGTATTGCTTATATACCTCAGGAAACTTTTCTTTTCAGTGGTAGTATAATGGATAATCTGATGCTGGGATTAGGAGGTATAACACCAGAAGAGGTTATGGAAGCAGCGAAAAAGGCACAGGCACATGATTTTATCAGTGAACTTCCTTTTCAGTATAATACAAGACTGGAGGAGAATGGCTCCAACCTTTCCGGCGGACAGAGGCAGAGGTTAGCGATTGCCAGGGCTATACTAAGAAAGCCGGATATCCTGATTCTGGACGAAGCTACCAGTAATCTGGATTCCATAACCGAATGGGCTATAGAAAATACCATTGAGGAATACAGTAAGGGTATGACGACAATTATTATTGCACATAGGTTAAGTACGATTAGAAGATGTGACCGTATTTATGTAATGGAGAAAGGAAAGATTATAGAATATGGAAATCATCAGACATTAATTGACAGAGAAGGACAATATGCAGTATTATGGAGACAGCAGGCCGGTTAG
- a CDS encoding CPBP family intramembrane glutamic endopeptidase, giving the protein MKKTGNYLTITFPFLLALALQILGAFWGVIIYGVVMGIQMSAQGTLDINNIQDIANGALNPQILLGISAAIGIVDIVVFSIWLKKQKKSGDILVKADKLDTKGIVLILILGVCIQISLSIILTVISNLRPDWFDGYGELIDSLGMGNTFISFLYVGLVAPIAEELIFRGVTFNKARKYMPFLAANFAQALLFGIYHMNLIQGLYAFAMGLSFGLIRRAYSLIGAILLHMTVNIAGMTLDYILPEQILNNHIAVSILFLLTGAAVTAILLYAGKQVKNIQEEEPVYHIMDSYDDN; this is encoded by the coding sequence ATGAAGAAGACAGGTAATTATCTCACCATTACCTTCCCCTTTTTGCTGGCACTGGCCTTGCAAATTTTAGGTGCCTTTTGGGGAGTGATTATATATGGTGTTGTGATGGGAATTCAGATGTCAGCACAGGGTACGCTGGATATAAACAATATACAGGATATTGCCAATGGTGCGCTAAATCCCCAAATACTTTTGGGAATATCGGCAGCCATAGGAATTGTTGACATCGTCGTTTTTAGTATCTGGCTTAAGAAACAGAAGAAATCAGGGGATATTCTGGTCAAGGCTGATAAGCTCGATACAAAAGGAATCGTTCTGATTCTTATATTGGGTGTATGTATACAGATTTCCCTGTCTATTATACTTACAGTGATATCAAACCTCAGACCCGATTGGTTTGATGGCTACGGTGAATTAATAGATAGCCTTGGGATGGGGAATACCTTTATTTCCTTTCTTTATGTAGGGTTGGTAGCACCAATTGCGGAAGAGCTTATCTTCAGAGGAGTCACCTTTAATAAAGCAAGAAAATATATGCCCTTCCTGGCTGCAAACTTTGCTCAGGCGCTGCTGTTTGGCATATATCATATGAATCTGATACAAGGCTTATATGCTTTTGCAATGGGACTTAGTTTTGGACTGATTCGCCGGGCTTACTCACTGATCGGCGCAATTTTACTTCATATGACTGTTAATATTGCCGGTATGACGTTGGATTATATATTACCGGAGCAAATACTGAATAATCATATTGCAGTAAGTATCCTGTTTCTTCTTACCGGAGCAGCAGTAACTGCAATTCTTTTATATGCGGGTAAGCAGGTAAAAAACATCCAGGAGGAAGAGCCGGTATATCATATAATGGATTCCTATGATGATAATTAA
- a CDS encoding DUF3794 and LysM peptidoglycan-binding domain-containing protein, protein MELIKKNVHMNKLKCQTSLQLTLDDDFNVPDVKPDIYKIIKEQGTVKINDVKMSNGKLMVNGSLHFNVLYLSDENARPLHNMAGEVAFDELIHLEDACAGDDAVVHWELEDMTTGLINSRKLSVKAIVCLTVLVEDLYDEATAVGIESDGDIQFRNKSITVTDIAVDKRDTYRVKDQIHLPSNKGNISEILYSEVELRNVEVRLLEDKFTVKGELIVFIIYAGESEDNPVEYYETEIPFSTTVDCNGCSEDMIDNITFTISGINLEVVPDADGEERIVDVEVVIDMAIKMYEEEELELLSDVYSPYKDLVPVMKEAHYESLLVKNNSKVRVNDRIRLAPGQPEILQICHASGDIKVDDIEVTDSGLLVGGVIDIQVLYICPDDTKPLNSIKGVIPFNQTVEARGVDTESIYRIKPSLEQLSVMVLDGEEMEVKAGIGLSTIVFNALTEPIIADVQEYDLDYEKLKGMPSMVGYIVKNEDTLWSIAKKYYSTVDKLKELNDLEDEYIKPGDKLLITKRVDKIL, encoded by the coding sequence GTGGAACTGATAAAGAAAAATGTTCATATGAATAAATTAAAATGTCAAACCAGCCTTCAGCTTACCCTGGATGATGACTTTAATGTGCCGGATGTTAAGCCTGACATTTATAAAATTATTAAAGAACAGGGCACAGTAAAAATCAATGATGTTAAGATGTCAAATGGTAAGCTCATGGTTAACGGCTCACTGCATTTTAATGTCCTTTATCTCAGTGACGAAAACGCAAGACCCTTACATAATATGGCAGGAGAAGTTGCTTTTGACGAATTGATTCACTTAGAAGATGCCTGCGCCGGCGACGATGCAGTGGTTCACTGGGAACTGGAGGATATGACCACCGGGTTAATCAATTCCAGAAAACTAAGTGTTAAAGCCATTGTATGCCTGACAGTGCTGGTGGAAGATCTTTATGATGAAGCAACAGCAGTAGGAATCGAGAGTGACGGAGATATCCAGTTCAGGAACAAGAGTATTACCGTCACGGATATTGCCGTGGATAAGAGGGATACCTACAGGGTAAAAGACCAGATACATTTACCTTCTAATAAAGGGAATATATCAGAGATACTCTATAGCGAAGTTGAACTTCGTAACGTAGAGGTGAGATTACTGGAGGATAAGTTTACAGTAAAAGGGGAATTGATTGTTTTTATTATTTACGCAGGTGAAAGTGAAGACAATCCTGTTGAATATTATGAAACAGAAATACCTTTCTCTACCACTGTGGATTGCAACGGTTGTTCGGAGGATATGATAGATAATATTACCTTCACCATTTCAGGCATTAATTTGGAAGTAGTACCCGATGCTGACGGAGAAGAAAGAATCGTTGACGTAGAAGTCGTAATTGATATGGCTATCAAAATGTATGAGGAAGAGGAACTGGAGCTCTTAAGCGATGTTTACTCTCCTTATAAGGATCTGGTTCCGGTAATGAAGGAAGCCCATTATGAAAGTCTTCTGGTCAAAAATAACAGTAAAGTAAGAGTCAATGACAGAATCCGGTTAGCTCCCGGTCAACCGGAGATTCTGCAGATCTGTCATGCTTCCGGAGATATAAAGGTAGATGATATCGAAGTTACGGACAGCGGTCTTTTAGTAGGCGGCGTCATCGATATTCAGGTTCTGTATATCTGCCCGGATGATACCAAACCGCTGAATTCTATTAAAGGAGTCATCCCGTTTAACCAGACAGTGGAAGCCAGAGGAGTTGATACAGAAAGTATTTACCGCATAAAACCTTCCCTGGAGCAGTTAAGTGTTATGGTGCTTGACGGGGAGGAGATGGAGGTTAAGGCAGGGATAGGACTGAGTACCATTGTATTCAATGCTCTTACAGAGCCCATCATAGCGGATGTGCAGGAATATGATCTGGACTATGAAAAGCTGAAAGGTATGCCCAGTATGGTAGGCTATATTGTAAAGAATGAGGATACCTTGTGGAGTATTGCCAAGAAATATTACAGCACGGTGGATAAACTCAAAGAACTGAATGATTTAGAGGATGAGTATATAAAACCCGGCGATAAGCTGTTAATTACAAAGAGAGTAGATAAAATCCTGTAG